The DNA region GCGGTCCGGATCATGCGTCTCTCCCATCGTCGGCGTCACTGGTTTTATCGCACATGCGAAGACCGAAGGGAACGGCCGCCGCCTGCTGCACAAGGCTGACACAGTTGGTGTGTCTTTGACGAAAAATGTGGGTATCGTACATTCGTCCTTTACCGTCGCCGGGCGATCATGCGGCGGTGAGGCCGTCAGGAGGTTGCCGGGCGGTTGCGGCTGGACCGGACAACACCGTTCCGGCCGACTTGTTTCACCGGTTGCGGGCCGGATCATCCGCCTGGATCGTCGCTAGGAAAGGCTTGGAGTGTCCAGTCCCCTGCTCAGCCGCGCGGTGCCGACACCGCCCCCCTCGGCCGGCGTCGTCGACGAGGCGGACCTGTGCGGCGACCTGGCCGATTACCATGCATTGCCGTCGCGGCTGGTGATCGGCGTGGTCCTGCGGCCCCACCTGGACCCGCTGTTCCTCACTCCCACCGAACTGATCCACCTCGCAAAGCCGTTGAAGACCTGTCTCGACCAGGGACAGTTGGCGGAAAACGCCATCGCCAAGGTCGCGACGGTCCAGGCCCGCATGCCGGGGCAGGAGCAGCAGGCACGCCGCAAGGCGATCCGCGCCGCGGTGGACGAAAGCTGGGCCCGGGCCCGGGCGGCGCAGATCGCCTTCGCCTCGATGCCGCGCGGACGCACGCCGGTCGACTGGCTGCTGACGCAAGGGACCAAGACGCCGACCGGCGACGCCGACTATGACCTGCGGGTGGCGTTGAGCCTGGAACTGGTGGAAATCAAGAGCTGGAGCGGCAAGCTCGACCGCCTGCTGGAGCTGCACCAGTGGGACCGCGACCTCCGGCTGGCTGCGGCCGCCGACGGGGTGATCGGCGACATCCTGGCCTCGTCCGCCGCCGGGGCCGAGCTGTTCGGCGCCAACCTGATGCCCGGCACCCTGCTGACCATGCTGTGCGACCTGCTGTTCGGCCGCATCGGCATGGAGGCCATGGGGCCGAACCGCGTCGGCGTGCTGAACGCCCTGTTCCGCCAGGGCAAGCTGTCCCAGGCGCGCGCTGCGGTTCTGGACCGCATCCGCCGGCAGTTGAAGGCGCCCCAGCCGCTGGGACGCGGCGCCTTTGACCAGGAAGCCGAGCAGTTGAAGACCCTGACCGGCCATCTGCTGACCCGCGACGGGCTGATCGGCGGAGCGGCGATGGCGGACGCGCTGACCGTACGCTATTCGCGCCGGCTGGAGCAGGGTGGGGCCAGCGCCTACCGCCGTTCCATCGTCGGGCTCAGCGAAGGCCAGCCGGACCTGATCTGCCGCATCCATTACCTGACCCGCATCGCCGCCGTGCCGGCCGGGGAGCGCCATGCCGACGAGGTCGTTGCCTCGCTGGAGGCCGCTGCCGGAAACGAGCTGCTGATCGAAAACATGCTGGTGCAGACGCCGGACACGGCCCTTCTGGAACGCTCCTTCGCCGGTGCGATGGCGGCCATCCGCTCCGCCCCGCTTCCGGCCGATGCCTGCGAGCGCATCGCCACCCGCGCCGAACGCGCCGTCGACGAGTATGTGAAGACCGGACAGCTTGCCGCCCGCCTGAAGCAGGTGGAGCCGGTGCTGCGCCGCCGCACCATCCGTCTGGCCGAATTCGCCTGCTCCGGCCTGGTCCGGGAGGATGGGGCGCTGCCGCTGATGCGCCAGCACATCCTGGAGATCGTCCGCCAGCCCCAGTTCCAGGTGGAGCTGGCCCAGCCAGACAGCGACGTCGCCCAGGCGGAGGTCCGCCGGTTGCTGGAGCTGCTGGACCGCCTGCGCCGGATCGCCACCGCGGCTTCTCCGCCGCCGGGCCCGCTTCCCGCCGCGCAGACGACACCACCCGGTCCGCGCAGCGCCGACACGGTCGCCCATCCGATCGCCGCCAATCCAGCGGCCAAGGCGCCGGTCCGGACGGCACCGGCACCAACCGCGCCTGCCCAAGTGGTGCCTGCCCGGATGCAGCGGCAGGTCGAGACGGTCATGGTGACCACGCCTGCGGCATCCGCCGGGGCCCCGCCAGCCGCCCCGTCCGCCGTCCAATCTGCGGCGCCTGCGGTGTCGGCCGGGGCCGAGCCTTGCCCCAGCTGTTTTGCCCGCAGGCCCTCACCCTCTTCCTCCACCGGTCCCTGCGCCGAATGCGGATACCCGGCCAGGTCCGACAACCGCCCTGGCGTGCACCTGGCACCGGGCACGTTGCTGCATGGCCGCTACAAGGCCGGGCGGGTGTTGGGCCAGGGCGGCTTCGGTGCCACCTATCTGGGCTGGGACGACCGGCTGCGGGTGAAGGTGGCGATCAAGGAATATTATCCGGCCAACCTGATCTCCCGCCTTCCCAACGCCGCCGCTGTCTCGCCCTTTTCCGACGAGCATGGCGAGACCTTCGCCGCCGGGCTGGCCAAGTTCCTGGAAGAGGCGCGGACCCTGGCCCGCCTGCGCGACGTCCGCGAGATCGTCGGCGTACAGGACTTCTTCGAAGAGAACGCCACCGCTTATCTGGTGATGGAACTGCTGGAGGGCCGCACCATGAAAAAGTATCTCGCCGACTGTGGCGGCCGGATCGACGTGAAGCGGGCGCTGTCAGTGGTGACGCCGATCGCCAAGGCGTTGCAGGCTATCCACGACCAGGGGCTGATCCACCGCGACATCAGCCCGGACAACATCTTCCTGACCAATGCCGGGGACCGCAAGCTGCTGGATTTCGGCGCGGCCCGGCAATCGGCACGGACGGACGCCGGTCTGACCGTCATCCTGAAGCCCGGCTATGCCCCGCCGGAGCAATATTCGAACGAAGGCCGGCAAGGGCCCTGGTCGGACGTCTATGCGCTGTGCGCCACCCTCTATCTGGCGCTGACCGGCCGCACCCCGCCCGACGCCACCGCCCGTTTCATGAACGACAAGGTGCCGCGGCCGGCCGAACTGGGCGTGACCCTGCCGTCCGGATTCGAGAAGGCGCTGATG from Azospirillum thiophilum includes:
- a CDS encoding serine/threonine protein kinase; the protein is MSSPLLSRAVPTPPPSAGVVDEADLCGDLADYHALPSRLVIGVVLRPHLDPLFLTPTELIHLAKPLKTCLDQGQLAENAIAKVATVQARMPGQEQQARRKAIRAAVDESWARARAAQIAFASMPRGRTPVDWLLTQGTKTPTGDADYDLRVALSLELVEIKSWSGKLDRLLELHQWDRDLRLAAAADGVIGDILASSAAGAELFGANLMPGTLLTMLCDLLFGRIGMEAMGPNRVGVLNALFRQGKLSQARAAVLDRIRRQLKAPQPLGRGAFDQEAEQLKTLTGHLLTRDGLIGGAAMADALTVRYSRRLEQGGASAYRRSIVGLSEGQPDLICRIHYLTRIAAVPAGERHADEVVASLEAAAGNELLIENMLVQTPDTALLERSFAGAMAAIRSAPLPADACERIATRAERAVDEYVKTGQLAARLKQVEPVLRRRTIRLAEFACSGLVREDGALPLMRQHILEIVRQPQFQVELAQPDSDVAQAEVRRLLELLDRLRRIATAASPPPGPLPAAQTTPPGPRSADTVAHPIAANPAAKAPVRTAPAPTAPAQVVPARMQRQVETVMVTTPAASAGAPPAAPSAVQSAAPAVSAGAEPCPSCFARRPSPSSSTGPCAECGYPARSDNRPGVHLAPGTLLHGRYKAGRVLGQGGFGATYLGWDDRLRVKVAIKEYYPANLISRLPNAAAVSPFSDEHGETFAAGLAKFLEEARTLARLRDVREIVGVQDFFEENATAYLVMELLEGRTMKKYLADCGGRIDVKRALSVVTPIAKALQAIHDQGLIHRDISPDNIFLTNAGDRKLLDFGAARQSARTDAGLTVILKPGYAPPEQYSNEGRQGPWSDVYALCATLYLALTGRTPPDATARFMNDKVPRPAELGVTLPSGFEKALMAGLAMRWQDRPQSMRDLLRGMTAGLTGG